A portion of the Natronococcus sp. AD-5 genome contains these proteins:
- a CDS encoding adenosylhomocysteinase → MSDQPDPLAWTRDYTPILRSLADEYGDDRPLSGYSIALASHLEQKTGVLIETLRDAGAEVLVTGSEPYSTKGEVVDALRDQDGIATFVEAGMTEDEWADGQHALLEEEPDFILDDGCELIAKVHADHPEIAREVIGGGEQTTAGITRLEAMEDDGVLEFPVYGVNDTPMKHYFDNVHGTGESSLSNVMITTNTMLSGKTVVVGGYGYCGRGIARKARGMGAQTIVTEVDPRKALEAHMDGHRIESMATAAAEADYVITSTGNRDVIRGEHLDDLRDGVILANAGHFDVEIAVADLEDAAERVTEPRDGVTRYHLPDGRRINLLAEGRLVNLTGPHSSGHPAEVMDTTFAMMFEAARDMLADGRGEKLAPGLYAMPDRLDREVAFRKLETLGVAVDELTERQREYYEEWEHPDSAF, encoded by the coding sequence ATGTCAGACCAACCCGATCCGCTCGCCTGGACGCGCGACTACACGCCCATCCTTCGATCGCTCGCCGACGAGTACGGCGACGACCGGCCGCTTTCGGGGTACAGTATCGCGCTGGCCTCTCACCTCGAGCAGAAGACGGGAGTCCTGATCGAGACCCTGCGCGACGCGGGGGCCGAGGTCCTCGTGACCGGCAGCGAGCCCTACAGCACCAAAGGCGAGGTGGTCGACGCGCTCCGCGACCAGGACGGCATCGCGACGTTCGTCGAGGCCGGCATGACCGAGGACGAGTGGGCCGACGGTCAGCACGCGTTGCTGGAGGAAGAGCCCGACTTCATCCTCGACGACGGTTGCGAACTGATCGCGAAGGTCCACGCGGACCACCCCGAGATCGCCCGCGAGGTGATCGGCGGCGGCGAACAGACCACCGCCGGGATCACCCGCCTCGAGGCCATGGAGGACGACGGCGTCCTCGAGTTCCCGGTGTACGGCGTCAACGACACGCCGATGAAGCACTACTTCGACAACGTCCACGGCACCGGCGAGTCCTCGCTGTCGAACGTGATGATCACGACCAACACGATGCTCTCGGGCAAGACCGTCGTCGTCGGCGGGTACGGCTACTGCGGTCGCGGCATCGCGCGCAAAGCCCGCGGCATGGGCGCGCAGACGATCGTCACCGAGGTCGATCCGCGGAAGGCCCTCGAGGCCCACATGGACGGCCACCGGATCGAGAGCATGGCGACGGCCGCCGCCGAGGCCGACTACGTCATCACGTCGACGGGGAACCGCGACGTGATCCGCGGCGAACACCTCGACGACCTCCGGGACGGCGTCATCCTCGCGAACGCCGGCCACTTCGACGTCGAGATCGCGGTCGCCGACCTCGAGGACGCCGCCGAGCGCGTTACCGAACCCCGCGACGGCGTCACCCGCTACCACCTGCCCGACGGTCGCCGGATCAACCTGCTCGCGGAGGGGCGGCTCGTGAACCTCACCGGTCCGCACAGCAGCGGCCACCCGGCCGAGGTGATGGACACGACGTTCGCGATGATGTTCGAGGCCGCCCGCGACATGCTCGCGGACGGCCGCGGCGAGAAGCTCGCGCCGGGGCTGTACGCGATGCCGGACCGCCTGGACCGCGAGGTCGCCTTCCGAAAGCTCGAGACGCTGGGCGTGGCGGTCGACGAACTCACCGAGCGCCAGCGCGAGTACTACGAGGAGTGGGAGCACCCCGACAGCGCGTTCTGA